The following coding sequences are from one Nicotiana tomentosiformis chromosome 3, ASM39032v3, whole genome shotgun sequence window:
- the LOC117280321 gene encoding uncharacterized protein: protein MEESKPVQEMMTRFIIITNKLKSLGKVLTSEELVSKVLRILPASWESKVTAIQEAKELDKISLDELVGNLKTHEMRKIELRKKEPKRDKALVLKGSEEDESDSNDPNLAKVAKFMKNSKNASKRENNGKHKQIDKATYDGSYKYSKLYHRAFVAAYEDNRSDKEESKEDEAKSLYDVIDAHETVETEPPLKLGMHIGRPSLFDGHHYDEWKMRMETFLQATDFDLWVTFCNKTKEEYDDEDRQLIQKNAKAKNLLYRSLPRNILYKVSSCISTHDIWRTLEADFGDENIEVALMAIEESQTDEEVIRMMAMSDSETEDETNQVKDLKNQVLELTSKNEKSSDTHCKGKMSDLQDNLEKELKRAKDNLCDVGSRNKILQKTSRKRVGHFRDTCPALIHAQFKNTFVLAKEEELNSKPLVQTNWTKVVSTSKSLEHLHMDLCGPLRVRSMGDKRCMVIPILEKTPYELLRGIKPNITHLRAFGYKCFVHNNGKEALGKFDDKSDEGIFLGYSPHSKAYKVFNKRNICVEENVHVIFDESNNLVEKGLHDEEYDIGLTGE from the exons ATGGAGGAGTCCAAGCCCGTCCAGGAGATGATGACTAGGTTTATCATAATAACAAATAAACTGAAATCACTTGGTAAGGTTTTAACCTCAGAAGAGTTGGTTAGCAAAGTTCTAAGAATTCTTCCGGCTTCATGGGAATCAAAAGTCACAGCTATTCAGGAAGCCAAGGAGCTGGATAAGATctcacttgatgagttggttggaAACTTAAAGACTCATGAAATGAGAAAGATAGAACTGCGCAAGAAAGAACCAAAGAGGGATAAGGCCTTGGTCCTTAAGGGGTCTGAAGAAGATGAATCTGACAGTAATGATCCTAACCTAGCAAAGGTTGCTAAGTTCATGAAGAACTCCAAAAATGCATCTAAGAGAGAGAACAACGGTAAGCATAAGCAGATCGACAAAGCTACTTATGATGGGAGCTACAAGTATAGCAAGCTATACCACAGG GCCTTTGTAGCAGCATATGAGGACAATAGAAGTGATAAAGAGGAATCAAAGGAGGATGAGGCCAAAAGTCTCTATGATGTAATTGATGCACATGAGACAGTGGAGACAGAACCTCCACTAAAGCTTGGAATGCACATTGGAAGACCTTCTCTATTTGATGGACATCACTATGATGAATGGAAGATGCGTATGGAAACGTTCCTTCAAGCCACTGACTTTGACCTATGG GTAACTTTTTGCAACAAGACAAAAGAGGAATATGATGATGAAGATCGTCAGCTAATCCAGAAAAATGCCAAAGCAAAGAACCTGCTCTACAGAAGTTTACCCAGAAATATTCTCTACAAGGTGTCCTCTTGTATCTCTACCCATGATATATGGAGGACCTTGGAAGCTGATTTTGGAGATGAAAACATTGAAGTGGCGCTGATGGCAATTGAAGAAAGCCAAACAGACGAAGAAGTGATAAGAATGATGGCCATGAGTGATTCAGAGACTGAAGATGAAACAAATCAG GTCAAAGACCTTAAGAACCAGGTTCTTGAGCTCACTTCTAAAAATGAGAAGTCATCTGATACACATTGTAAGGGAAAGATGAGTGATCTGCAAGATAATCTTGAAAAGGAATTAAAAAGGGCTAAAGATAATCTTTGTGATGTTGGAAGTAGGAATAAAATTCTGCAAAAAACATCTAGAAAAAGG GTAGGACACTTTAGAGATACTTGCCCTGCCTTAATTCATGCTCAATTTAAGAACACTTTTGTTCTTGCTAAAGAAGAGGAACTAAATTCCAAGCCTCTTGTCCAAACTAATTGGACTAAG GTTGTCAGCACCTCCAAATCTTTGGAACACCTTCACATGGACCTATGTGGACCATTGAGAGTGAGGAGCATGGGAGACAAGAG ATGCATGGTCATACCTATTcttgagaaaactccctatgagttacttcgagGGATAAAGCCCAACATCACTCACCTAAGAGCATTTGGGTACAAAtgttttgtgcacaataatggcaaagaagctctaggtaagtttgatgacAAAAGTGATGAGGGAATTTTCTTGGGTTACTCTCCACATAGTAAAGCCTATAAAGtttttaataaaagaaatatATGCGTAGAAGAGAATGTTcatgttatttttgatgaatctAACAACTTGGTTGAGAAAGGTCTGCACGATGAAGAGTATGATATAGGACTCACTGGTGAATGA